The following proteins are encoded in a genomic region of Dyadobacter sp. UC 10:
- a CDS encoding RrF2 family transcriptional regulator, with amino-acid sequence MAIFSKTCEYAIRAVFYIAHKSRDGSRVGIKDIASGIDSPELYLAKILQDLSRKGLISSVKGPHGGFYIENSSLAKPLSDIVEAVDGNGLFHGCGLGLKHCSEVNPCPLHSQFKAIREEIYRLLSTTTIGQFNGELVNGLLSLKK; translated from the coding sequence ATGGCGATTTTTTCGAAAACGTGTGAATATGCAATCCGGGCTGTCTTTTACATTGCGCACAAATCGCGTGATGGCAGTCGGGTAGGGATCAAGGATATTGCATCGGGGATAGATTCGCCGGAGCTGTACCTTGCCAAGATCCTTCAGGACCTGAGCCGTAAAGGATTGATCAGTTCTGTCAAAGGGCCGCACGGCGGATTTTATATCGAGAATTCGTCACTGGCGAAGCCGCTGAGTGACATTGTGGAAGCCGTAGACGGTAACGGTCTGTTTCATGGCTGCGGGCTGGGGCTTAAGCATTGTTCGGAAGTCAACCCCTGTCCTTTGCACAGCCAGTTTAAGGCGATCCGGGAGGAAATTTACCGGTTACTGAGCACTACGACAATTGGTCAGTTCAATGGGGAATTGGTAAATGGGTTATTATCTCTGAAAAAATAG